The Negativicoccus succinicivorans genome includes a region encoding these proteins:
- a CDS encoding chorismate mutase — protein sequence MTELEQWRNEIRALDAQIKPLFLQRLALAQAIGRYKSEHGLPVYDPEREAQNRQALSADVNQIEKKAYEGFLQAVMTICRKAQES from the coding sequence ATGACGGAACTCGAACAATGGCGTAATGAAATTCGTGCGCTGGATGCACAGATCAAGCCGCTTTTTTTACAACGGCTCGCGCTGGCACAGGCGATCGGCCGCTATAAAAGCGAGCACGGGCTGCCCGTTTACGATCCGGAGCGTGAGGCGCAAAATCGCCAAGCGCTCAGCGCGGATGTAAATCAAATAGAAAAAAAGGCGTATGAAGGATTTTTGCAAGCGGTCATGACCATTTGCCGAAAGGCGCAGGAGTCATGA
- a CDS encoding PLP-dependent aminotransferase family protein, with product MKFSRLTQNFAPSDIDMLLKLTAQPEVISFGGGLPAPETFPIETLAAVTQEVFAKDGVAALQYGPSRGYLPLREYLSDWFQNHLQTTVMPDDILITAGSQQGLDLLARVFLDPGDVLLVEGPSYIGALNAFDLAQPTYVEMPMDEEGVIPEALAEILATQKKVKAIYVIPDFQNPTGITWSLERRQKFMELVNQYEIPVWEDHPYGELRFSGEALPTLKALDTKHLVTFLGTFSKTLSPGLRIGYLVGPAEVIERADFVKQAADLSTSSLVQRQVAAFLQEADYEGHVAANADLYRQRHDVMLTAMQQHFPADVHWTEPRGGLFIWVELPKDCDARDVLTHALQENVAFTPGEGFFPVTKQKNYFRLNYSSMDEARIREGIRKIGEVLHRMLHS from the coding sequence ATGAAGTTTTCTCGATTAACGCAGAATTTTGCCCCGTCGGATATTGATATGCTGCTCAAATTGACGGCGCAACCGGAAGTGATTTCGTTCGGTGGTGGTTTACCCGCGCCGGAAACATTTCCGATTGAAACGTTAGCGGCCGTTACGCAGGAAGTATTTGCCAAGGACGGTGTGGCTGCCTTGCAATACGGACCTTCGCGCGGCTACTTACCTTTACGTGAATATCTCTCCGATTGGTTTCAAAATCATTTGCAGACAACCGTAATGCCGGACGATATTTTAATCACGGCCGGCTCGCAACAGGGATTGGATCTTTTAGCTCGTGTGTTTTTGGATCCCGGCGATGTATTGCTGGTGGAAGGGCCGTCTTACATCGGCGCTCTGAATGCTTTTGATCTGGCGCAGCCGACGTACGTGGAAATGCCGATGGATGAAGAAGGTGTAATTCCGGAAGCGCTGGCAGAAATTCTCGCTACGCAAAAAAAGGTAAAGGCCATTTACGTCATTCCGGATTTTCAAAATCCGACCGGCATTACCTGGTCACTTGAGCGCCGGCAAAAGTTCATGGAGCTTGTCAATCAATATGAAATTCCGGTGTGGGAAGATCATCCGTATGGTGAATTACGCTTTTCGGGAGAAGCGTTACCGACGTTAAAAGCGCTGGATACGAAGCATCTTGTTACTTTTCTGGGGACATTTTCCAAAACGTTATCACCCGGTTTACGGATCGGTTATTTGGTGGGACCTGCGGAAGTCATCGAACGCGCTGACTTTGTAAAACAGGCGGCGGATCTTTCAACTTCGTCTTTGGTGCAGCGGCAAGTGGCCGCGTTTTTACAGGAAGCGGACTATGAAGGTCATGTCGCGGCGAATGCGGATTTATATCGGCAACGTCATGATGTGATGCTGACCGCTATGCAGCAGCATTTTCCGGCCGACGTGCATTGGACGGAACCGCGCGGCGGCTTGTTCATCTGGGTAGAACTGCCTAAAGATTGTGATGCGCGTGACGTGTTGACGCATGCGTTGCAAGAAAATGTTGCGTTTACGCCGGGGGAAGGATTTTTCCCGGTAACAAAGCAGAAAAATTATTTCCGACTGAACTATTCAAGCATGGACGAGGCGCGCATTCGTGAGGGAATTCGCAAGATCGGCGAAGTATTGCACAGAATGTTGCACTCATAA
- a CDS encoding iron-containing alcohol dehydrogenase family protein, with protein sequence MKSYTVNIPGFTIGGDDAYAAIETVCATYGKTVAILGGETALAKARPALEAALQKTSLEVTDWRMYGKECSFANAERLAEIPTVADADMLFAVGGGKAIDTVKVIAGELQKPFFTFPTIAATCAAVTSIAAVYLEDHRFDRAYDANHPPVHTFINERIIGSAPAQYLWAGIGDSVAKYYESRLSARDRLILHSNQVGVTLSGMCAEPLMQSAVTGYKDAQAGKTSEALRQTILNVIVSTGFASIFLEPDYNTAVAHSLTYGLVELPQVEANHMHGELVSYGVLVLLAMDGADDELTKVYDFNRAMQLPTCLADIDVTVDELEPALTRALQTFDLNVMPYKVDKEMYRNAILALEEYDRSRKEVIGA encoded by the coding sequence ATGAAGTCGTACACCGTTAATATTCCGGGGTTCACGATTGGCGGAGATGATGCGTATGCAGCCATTGAAACCGTTTGTGCAACGTACGGGAAAACGGTCGCCATTTTAGGCGGCGAAACAGCGCTTGCAAAAGCGCGGCCGGCATTAGAAGCGGCTCTTCAAAAGACATCACTGGAGGTAACGGATTGGCGAATGTACGGCAAAGAATGTTCTTTTGCCAATGCCGAACGACTGGCGGAAATTCCTACCGTTGCCGACGCGGATATGTTGTTTGCCGTCGGCGGAGGGAAAGCGATTGATACGGTCAAGGTCATTGCCGGCGAATTGCAAAAACCGTTTTTTACATTTCCGACCATTGCGGCGACCTGCGCGGCCGTGACTAGCATCGCGGCCGTTTATTTGGAAGACCATCGTTTTGATCGCGCCTATGATGCCAATCATCCACCGGTTCATACGTTTATTAATGAACGTATTATCGGTTCCGCGCCGGCGCAGTATCTTTGGGCGGGGATCGGTGACTCGGTAGCCAAATATTATGAAAGCCGACTGTCCGCACGCGATCGTTTGATTCTTCATTCCAATCAGGTGGGCGTGACGCTCAGCGGCATGTGTGCCGAGCCGTTGATGCAGTCGGCTGTCACCGGTTATAAGGACGCGCAGGCGGGTAAAACCAGCGAAGCGTTGCGGCAAACAATCCTCAATGTGATTGTCAGCACCGGCTTTGCTTCCATTTTTCTGGAACCGGATTACAACACTGCCGTGGCGCATTCACTTACGTACGGCTTGGTGGAACTGCCGCAAGTGGAAGCCAACCATATGCATGGTGAACTCGTTTCGTACGGAGTGTTGGTGTTGCTGGCGATGGACGGCGCGGACGACGAGTTGACGAAAGTATATGACTTTAATCGCGCCATGCAATTACCGACCTGCCTTGCCGATATCGATGTGACGGTCGATGAATTGGAACCGGCTCTGACACGGGCGTTGCAAACTTTTGATTTGAACGTGATGCCGTACAAGGTCGATAAAGAAATGTATCGAAACGCGATCTTGGCGTTGGAAGAATATGACCGCTCGCGAAAAGAAGTGATCGGAGCATGA
- the ribF gene encoding riboflavin biosynthesis protein RibF, whose protein sequence is MKRAIYETAARRTVLTIGNFDGVHRGHVEVLRTARALADRETARLVAVTFTKTPKAALTPEAYAGDLLTLADKEKYLRLQGVDEIIWLQPTVAQMRQSATEFLHMLQNNRHVVGVVVGENFRFGADAQGTVTTLQNYAKDAGWEVISVPLLQDGGDVVSSSEIRAAILAGEPERAATLLGRYWSIDEAVLHGDQRGRTLGFPTANMALHEDRVAPRNGVYATVARYDGTLLKGVTNVGTNPTFTDVPTRVETYFPDFSADLYGKQFRLFFVAYLRPEEKFSEVAALVAQMHNDTDRALHNLTEKLNIDMCR, encoded by the coding sequence ATGAAACGAGCGATATATGAAACGGCGGCACGCCGTACCGTTTTAACTATCGGCAATTTTGACGGCGTGCATCGCGGGCATGTCGAAGTCCTTCGCACCGCTCGCGCACTCGCGGATCGCGAAACAGCCCGGCTGGTGGCCGTGACGTTTACGAAAACCCCGAAAGCGGCATTAACGCCGGAGGCGTATGCCGGTGATTTATTGACGCTTGCGGATAAAGAAAAATATCTGCGACTGCAGGGCGTGGATGAAATTATCTGGCTCCAACCGACGGTTGCGCAGATGCGCCAAAGTGCGACGGAGTTTTTGCACATGCTGCAAAACAATCGGCACGTCGTCGGTGTGGTAGTGGGAGAAAACTTTCGTTTCGGCGCCGACGCGCAAGGGACGGTTACGACCTTACAAAATTATGCCAAAGACGCCGGCTGGGAAGTTATTTCCGTACCGTTACTGCAAGACGGCGGCGACGTGGTCAGCAGTTCGGAAATTCGCGCGGCCATATTGGCGGGTGAACCGGAACGGGCAGCGACATTGCTCGGACGGTATTGGTCGATTGATGAAGCGGTTTTACACGGCGATCAACGCGGTCGCACACTCGGTTTTCCTACCGCCAATATGGCGTTGCATGAAGATCGTGTCGCACCGCGTAACGGTGTATATGCTACCGTGGCCCGTTATGACGGGACCCTTCTTAAAGGCGTTACTAATGTCGGCACCAATCCGACATTTACCGATGTACCGACGCGGGTGGAAACCTATTTTCCTGATTTTTCCGCGGATTTATACGGAAAACAATTCCGGCTGTTTTTTGTTGCATATCTGCGTCCGGAAGAAAAATTTTCCGAGGTCGCCGCTTTGGTTGCGCAAATGCATAATGATACCGATCGTGCGCTGCACAATTTGACTGAAAAATTAAATATTGACATGTGCCGGTAA
- the truB gene encoding tRNA pseudouridine(55) synthase TruB yields MQGIINVLKPAGMTSHDVIYVLRKIYGIRKMGHSGTLDPLAAGVLPVFLGKATRLLAWAPTEPKVYLAEWLVGIATDTEDTSGTIVQQMSAIPKLTAEQLETAAALFRGTILQRPSQYSAIKVDGRKAYELARKNQKVELPAREITIHEFTDISYQLPYLRARIVCSQGTYIRALGRDFGEALGVPLTMSFLVREQVGNFTLEDAWTLEEIRAAKEAALRPATDAVRHLPQYRVPTAAAERFRHGQTIRGTISDVTALWCDEQFIGLGKPAEEGGIRPYKVWVEE; encoded by the coding sequence ATGCAGGGAATCATTAATGTACTGAAGCCGGCCGGCATGACGTCACATGATGTCATTTACGTTTTGCGAAAGATTTACGGCATTCGTAAAATGGGCCACTCCGGTACGTTGGATCCTTTAGCCGCGGGCGTTTTGCCGGTATTTCTGGGCAAAGCGACGCGGCTTTTGGCATGGGCGCCGACAGAGCCGAAAGTGTATCTTGCGGAGTGGTTGGTGGGCATCGCTACCGACACCGAAGATACGAGCGGCACGATTGTACAACAAATGAGCGCTATCCCCAAACTTACGGCAGAACAACTCGAAACCGCCGCCGCGTTATTTCGCGGCACGATTTTACAACGGCCGTCGCAATATTCCGCGATTAAAGTGGATGGACGTAAAGCCTATGAATTGGCGCGGAAAAATCAGAAGGTGGAATTGCCTGCGCGTGAAATTACAATCCATGAATTTACGGATATTTCTTACCAATTACCGTATTTGCGCGCGCGTATCGTTTGCTCGCAGGGAACGTATATCCGCGCGTTGGGAAGAGATTTCGGTGAGGCCCTGGGCGTACCGCTGACGATGTCATTTCTGGTGCGGGAACAGGTCGGCAATTTTACGCTGGAAGATGCGTGGACACTCGAAGAAATTCGGGCGGCGAAAGAGGCGGCGCTACGTCCTGCGACGGATGCTGTACGCCATTTGCCGCAATATCGGGTGCCGACTGCAGCGGCGGAACGCTTTCGCCACGGTCAGACGATTCGCGGCACGATCAGTGATGTGACGGCTTTGTGGTGCGATGAACAATTCATCGGTCTCGGCAAACCGGCGGAAGAAGGGGGCATACGTCCTTATAAAGTGTGGGTGGAAGAATGA
- a CDS encoding DHH family phosphoesterase: MKISEDKLRQTLESVKSVLVVGHVKPDGDCLGSILAITEALRARGVAADMLVDDTIAEKYLFLPLAKEIHREIPDKKYDHILFMDLSTPTRAGDYAWPENVPIVNIDHHTSNPDYADMLYLEDDAAATGEILTRLFMQWGWDITPSMANALYMAIATDCGFFRYGNTTAQTLAMAAELVDRGARPDRISQAMDSLPKEALTILGPIMSTLQFAADHRLSYIVMDQAAIESGRHYVDTYLDLARNIEGVELTLQFKYDKPQKTYVSFRSKNSVDVSVLAAQFGGGGHVRAAGCTMYTDLATAIAEVLPKAEAALTHAGNH, encoded by the coding sequence ATGAAGATCAGTGAAGACAAACTGCGTCAGACGTTGGAAAGTGTCAAGTCGGTACTGGTAGTCGGCCACGTTAAACCGGACGGCGATTGCCTCGGTTCGATTTTGGCGATCACGGAAGCATTGCGCGCCCGTGGCGTGGCGGCTGATATGCTGGTCGACGACACCATTGCGGAAAAATATCTGTTCTTACCGTTGGCGAAAGAAATACACCGTGAAATTCCCGACAAAAAATATGATCACATTTTGTTCATGGATTTAAGTACGCCGACACGCGCCGGCGATTATGCCTGGCCGGAAAACGTGCCGATTGTGAATATCGATCACCATACTTCGAATCCTGATTACGCAGACATGCTTTATCTCGAGGATGATGCTGCTGCAACCGGCGAAATTTTAACCCGTCTCTTTATGCAGTGGGGCTGGGATATTACGCCGTCCATGGCGAATGCACTCTACATGGCGATTGCTACCGATTGCGGCTTTTTCCGCTACGGCAATACGACGGCGCAAACGCTTGCAATGGCGGCCGAGTTGGTAGATCGCGGCGCCCGCCCCGACCGTATTTCGCAGGCCATGGATTCGTTGCCGAAAGAAGCGTTGACGATTTTGGGGCCGATCATGTCCACATTGCAATTTGCGGCCGATCACCGACTGAGTTATATCGTTATGGATCAAGCGGCTATCGAGTCCGGTCGCCATTATGTCGACACCTATCTCGATTTGGCGCGCAATATCGAAGGTGTGGAACTCACGCTGCAATTTAAATATGATAAGCCGCAAAAAACGTATGTAAGTTTCCGCTCAAAAAACAGTGTTGATGTCTCGGTTTTGGCGGCGCAATTCGGCGGTGGCGGGCATGTTCGCGCGGCAGGTTGTACGATGTACACCGACCTTGCGACTGCGATCGCCGAAGTGTTGCCGAAAGCGGAGGCGGCGCTGACTCATGCAGGGAATCATTAA
- the rbfA gene encoding 30S ribosome-binding factor RbfA, protein MSQLRVRKMQEFIKQEIGQMLLRDLKDTRLGFVTVTEVAVTGDLREATVYVSLFGSDEEKEKSFAALQNATGFIRTELGKRLQVRHTPEITFAVDRSIDYGDHIERVLKSIKDKEESQSRREGAADEDQ, encoded by the coding sequence ATGTCCCAATTACGTGTGCGTAAAATGCAGGAATTTATCAAGCAGGAGATCGGTCAAATGCTGCTTCGTGACTTGAAAGACACCCGACTCGGATTTGTCACGGTTACGGAAGTAGCGGTCACCGGTGATTTGCGCGAGGCGACTGTCTACGTAAGTTTGTTCGGCAGCGATGAGGAAAAAGAAAAATCCTTTGCCGCACTCCAAAACGCCACCGGTTTTATTCGTACCGAGCTCGGTAAAAGGCTGCAAGTGCGTCATACCCCGGAAATTACGTTTGCCGTAGATCGCTCGATTGATTACGGTGATCATATTGAACGGGTATTGAAGTCGATTAAGGACAAAGAAGAATCGCAAAGCAGACGGGAAGGTGCAGCCGATGAAGATCAGTGA
- the infB gene encoding translation initiation factor IF-2: MQKFRVWELAKQYNKTDKDIISTLKSHNVEVKSHLSVVDEKTKQLLDRVYADKQTTRSAETKTTSTKPTAAKSSATKPTEKQPRRRRPARTVRFDQQSGKPQEEFLVDGKGRKLETKPKAQPRPQKVAAKPAAKPAHPKQATAKQAEPAKKHENGGNAQQKHAESDANALRRTPKKAQPTARPTGKPMADEGQRSSRPVEKRTHKPAQRTQPSIRNMADHNAPAKQEEASGNERGGRKGNRNQRRNQRGRNQNKNDRRGKERGTSLLAQSIKKSRTKGKNKNEHARANAEAVTEVAMPPSVTVKEIAELFKKEVGDVIKRLMLLGIMATINQEVDRDAVELLAEEYGITLLEMEPEEDGTEIPEIEDAPEDLLPRPPVVTIMGHVDHGKTSLLDTIRKTHVTAREAGGITQHIGAYQIRYQGKKVVFLDTPGHEAFTAMRARGAQVTDIAVLVVAADDGVMPQTLEAIDHAKAAKVPIIVAINKMDKPAANPDLVKQQLAEHGLLPEDWGGDTIMVPVSAKKHQGIEDLLENILLVADVLELKANPNRNAIGVVVEGELDKGRGPVVTVLIQNGTLRTGDGIVSGTAFGRVRAMNNERGDLIKKAEPSTPVEVLGLSDVPTAGELLYAMDERDARSIAEKRIAKQKYEEQNRSQKVTLDDLFNQIKEGELKSLNIVIKADVQGSVEALRQSFEGIKNPEVRIDVVHAGVGAISESDIMLASAANALIIGFNVRPDANIRKIAEQEQVDMRTYRVIYDAIDDIKQAMQGMLAPKFREVVLGRAEVRQVIPTPKVIVAGSYVTEGKITNNAELRLIRDGIVIHEGNVASLRRFKDDVKEVAEGYECGISIESYRDVKEGDVLEAFTQEEIEQTID; encoded by the coding sequence ATGCAGAAATTTCGAGTCTGGGAATTAGCAAAACAATATAACAAGACAGATAAAGATATCATTTCGACATTGAAATCGCATAATGTGGAAGTCAAAAGCCATTTGAGTGTCGTGGACGAAAAAACCAAACAATTGTTGGATCGGGTGTACGCAGATAAGCAGACAACCCGTTCGGCAGAAACTAAAACGACGTCGACCAAACCGACGGCAGCAAAATCTTCCGCGACCAAACCGACGGAAAAGCAGCCGCGTCGTCGCCGACCGGCACGGACCGTGCGCTTCGACCAGCAATCGGGCAAACCGCAGGAAGAATTTTTAGTTGACGGTAAGGGGCGCAAATTAGAAACGAAGCCGAAGGCGCAACCGCGCCCGCAAAAGGTTGCGGCAAAACCGGCCGCCAAACCGGCCCACCCGAAGCAGGCCACCGCGAAACAAGCGGAACCGGCTAAAAAGCATGAAAACGGTGGTAACGCGCAGCAGAAACATGCCGAAAGCGATGCTAACGCTTTGCGCCGGACACCGAAAAAAGCACAACCGACGGCGCGTCCTACGGGAAAACCGATGGCGGACGAAGGCCAGCGTTCTTCCCGCCCGGTCGAAAAACGTACGCATAAACCGGCCCAACGCACGCAACCGTCGATCCGCAACATGGCGGATCACAATGCGCCGGCGAAGCAGGAAGAAGCTTCCGGAAATGAGCGCGGCGGACGTAAAGGCAATCGTAATCAACGTCGCAATCAGCGCGGTCGGAACCAAAACAAAAATGATCGTCGCGGAAAAGAACGCGGTACATCGTTATTGGCGCAATCGATCAAAAAGTCCCGCACCAAGGGTAAGAATAAAAACGAGCATGCTCGCGCCAATGCGGAGGCCGTTACTGAAGTAGCGATGCCGCCGTCCGTAACCGTAAAAGAAATTGCCGAATTGTTTAAAAAAGAAGTCGGCGATGTAATCAAACGGTTAATGTTGCTCGGCATTATGGCTACGATTAATCAGGAAGTCGATCGTGATGCGGTCGAATTATTGGCGGAAGAATACGGCATTACGTTACTCGAGATGGAACCGGAAGAAGACGGTACGGAAATTCCGGAAATCGAAGACGCGCCGGAAGATCTTTTACCGCGTCCGCCGGTAGTGACGATCATGGGTCACGTTGACCACGGTAAAACATCGCTTCTGGACACGATCCGCAAGACTCACGTGACGGCTCGTGAAGCGGGCGGCATCACGCAGCATATCGGTGCGTATCAGATTCGGTACCAAGGCAAGAAAGTAGTGTTTCTGGACACGCCGGGGCACGAAGCGTTTACGGCGATGCGCGCGCGCGGCGCACAGGTGACGGATATTGCCGTCCTCGTAGTCGCCGCCGACGACGGTGTTATGCCGCAAACACTGGAAGCGATTGACCACGCGAAAGCGGCGAAAGTGCCGATTATTGTCGCGATCAATAAGATGGATAAACCGGCCGCTAACCCGGACCTTGTCAAACAGCAGCTGGCGGAACACGGGCTGTTGCCGGAAGACTGGGGCGGCGATACCATCATGGTACCGGTATCCGCGAAAAAACATCAGGGCATTGAGGACCTGTTGGAAAACATTTTGCTGGTAGCGGACGTATTGGAACTGAAAGCGAATCCGAATCGTAACGCGATCGGCGTAGTTGTCGAAGGGGAACTGGACAAAGGTCGCGGTCCGGTCGTTACCGTTCTGATTCAAAACGGTACGTTGCGTACCGGTGACGGTATCGTTTCGGGTACGGCATTCGGTCGTGTCCGCGCGATGAACAACGAACGCGGCGATCTCATTAAAAAAGCGGAACCGTCGACACCGGTCGAGGTACTCGGCTTATCCGATGTTCCGACGGCGGGTGAACTGCTGTACGCCATGGATGAACGGGACGCGCGCAGCATTGCGGAAAAACGCATTGCCAAACAGAAATACGAAGAACAAAATCGTTCGCAGAAAGTCACCTTGGATGATCTTTTCAATCAGATCAAAGAGGGTGAACTGAAAAGCTTAAATATCGTTATCAAAGCGGATGTACAAGGTTCGGTTGAAGCGCTGCGTCAGTCCTTTGAAGGGATTAAAAATCCGGAAGTGCGGATTGATGTCGTGCATGCCGGCGTCGGCGCGATTTCCGAATCGGATATCATGCTGGCCTCCGCGGCGAATGCGCTGATCATCGGCTTTAACGTACGGCCGGATGCAAATATCCGCAAAATTGCCGAACAGGAACAGGTGGATATGCGCACGTACCGTGTCATCTATGATGCGATTGACGATATCAAGCAGGCAATGCAGGGCATGTTGGCACCGAAGTTCCGTGAAGTTGTTTTGGGACGTGCGGAAGTGCGTCAGGTGATTCCGACGCCGAAGGTGATTGTTGCCGGTTCGTACGTTACGGAAGGCAAGATTACTAACAATGCGGAATTGCGTTTGATTCGCGACGGCATCGTTATTCATGAAGGCAATGTCGCATCGCTCCGCCGTTTTAAAGATGACGTTAAAGAAGTGGCGGAAGGATATGAATGCGGGATTTCGATTGAAAGCTACCGCGATGTCAAAGAAGGCGATGTTTTGGAAGCCTTTACCCAAGAAGAAATTGAACAAACGATCGACTAA
- a CDS encoding L7Ae/L30e/S12e/Gadd45 family ribosomal protein, whose amino-acid sequence MNLERALSLLGIAQRSGNVISGSDTLIKTLRNGDGELLIIAADCARNNREKLVHLAEREQIDYCFAATATELGDAIGKARRVAVLIMDRGLARAVRERLDE is encoded by the coding sequence ATGAACTTGGAACGTGCGTTGTCCCTATTGGGAATTGCTCAGCGTTCCGGAAATGTGATTTCGGGGAGTGACACCTTAATTAAAACGTTGCGCAATGGCGACGGTGAGCTCTTGATCATTGCTGCGGACTGTGCCCGTAATAATCGTGAAAAGCTGGTCCATTTGGCCGAACGCGAACAGATCGATTATTGCTTCGCGGCCACGGCAACGGAACTGGGAGATGCGATCGGCAAAGCCCGACGCGTCGCCGTACTGATCATGGATCGGGGATTGGCAAGGGCCGTTCGTGAACGACTGGACGAGTAA
- the rnpM gene encoding RNase P modulator RnpM, with translation MMKKTKKLPLRRCVGCGAMKDKRDMVRIVAPASGEIKLDLSGKAPGRGAYICPSAECLAKAYTSHGLERSLKRNVPEQVYKDLQEQLA, from the coding sequence ATGATGAAGAAAACTAAAAAATTACCGCTGCGACGTTGTGTCGGTTGCGGCGCGATGAAAGATAAACGGGATATGGTTCGCATCGTGGCTCCCGCGAGCGGAGAAATTAAACTGGATCTCAGCGGTAAAGCGCCCGGACGCGGCGCTTACATTTGCCCCAGCGCGGAGTGTTTGGCAAAAGCATATACTTCGCACGGTTTAGAACGGTCGTTGAAACGCAATGTACCGGAGCAGGTGTACAAAGATCTGCAGGAACAACTGGCATGA
- the nusA gene encoding transcription termination factor NusA yields MNQELLQAVQFLKTEKGLTADVIFESLEAVLLSAYKRETGTHAEATATIDRETGVYHIFVTKTVVEDVEDPELEISLTDAQALNSAYALGDLVQQEVTPKNFGRMAAQTAKQVMTQRLKEAERNVIYDEFAGREGDVLTGMIERIDNKTVYVSLGKTEGILPSTEQIPGERYRPKNRLKCYVVEVKKTSKGPQIILSRTHPGLLKRLFELEVPEIYDGTVEIKSVAREAGSRSKISVYSVDGNIDPVGACVGPKGQRVQNIVDELHDEKIDIVRWDEDPALYIANSLSPSKVISVSVWDEEKTSHVIVPDYQLSLAIGKAGQNARLAAKLTNWKIDIKSESQAAEEGFEDFYDDDEEDLLAELDATMGAAQSEETLPVDEVTPHDEEN; encoded by the coding sequence ATGAATCAGGAACTATTACAAGCGGTGCAATTCCTGAAAACGGAAAAAGGTTTGACCGCGGACGTTATATTCGAATCGCTTGAAGCGGTATTGCTCAGTGCATACAAACGCGAAACCGGAACGCATGCCGAAGCGACGGCGACGATTGATCGGGAAACGGGCGTGTACCATATTTTTGTGACCAAGACGGTAGTGGAAGATGTCGAAGATCCGGAATTGGAAATTTCGCTCACGGATGCGCAAGCATTAAACTCGGCGTATGCGCTGGGCGATCTCGTGCAGCAGGAAGTGACGCCGAAAAATTTCGGTCGCATGGCGGCGCAGACCGCAAAGCAAGTCATGACGCAACGTTTGAAAGAAGCGGAACGCAATGTCATTTACGATGAGTTCGCCGGCCGTGAAGGGGATGTCCTGACCGGCATGATCGAACGAATTGACAATAAAACCGTATACGTCAGCTTGGGTAAGACAGAAGGCATTTTGCCTTCGACCGAGCAGATCCCCGGGGAACGGTACCGCCCGAAAAATCGTTTGAAATGTTATGTGGTGGAAGTCAAGAAAACGTCCAAGGGACCGCAGATTATCTTGTCGCGGACGCATCCGGGATTGTTGAAACGGCTCTTTGAATTGGAAGTACCGGAAATTTATGACGGTACGGTGGAAATCAAGTCCGTGGCTCGCGAAGCGGGTTCACGTTCGAAAATATCGGTGTACTCCGTGGATGGAAACATCGATCCGGTAGGTGCCTGCGTCGGTCCGAAAGGACAACGCGTGCAAAATATCGTGGATGAGTTGCATGACGAAAAGATCGATATCGTGCGCTGGGATGAAGATCCGGCGCTGTATATCGCCAACTCACTCAGCCCGTCAAAGGTCATTTCGGTCAGTGTCTGGGATGAAGAAAAAACATCCCATGTTATTGTTCCGGATTACCAATTGTCGCTGGCGATCGGTAAAGCCGGTCAAAACGCACGCTTGGCTGCCAAACTGACAAATTGGAAGATTGATATTAAGAGTGAATCCCAAGCCGCGGAAGAAGGTTTTGAAGACTTCTACGATGACGATGAGGAAGATTTGCTTGCGGAATTGGATGCGACCATGGGAGCGGCGCAGTCTGAAGAAACGTTGCCTGTCGATGAGGTGACCCCGCATGATGAAGAAAACTAA
- the rimP gene encoding ribosome maturation factor RimP, with the protein MAQKKVAVRVEELAEPLVKAAGMELVDVEYVREQDWILRVYIDKEGGVDLTDCQTMSEALSTELDKADFIANNYLLEVSSPGIDRVLKKDRDFDRYAGSEVDVKLYSARAGHKEFTATLLGYTETALQLETEAGKEEIPRADIATVRLHVSF; encoded by the coding sequence ATGGCGCAGAAAAAAGTCGCAGTGCGCGTAGAAGAATTGGCGGAACCGTTGGTGAAAGCGGCCGGAATGGAACTTGTGGATGTGGAATATGTGCGGGAGCAGGACTGGATCTTGCGAGTCTACATCGATAAAGAGGGCGGCGTGGATCTGACAGATTGCCAGACGATGAGTGAAGCACTCAGCACCGAGCTGGATAAGGCGGACTTTATTGCCAACAATTATTTATTGGAAGTATCGTCTCCCGGCATTGACCGTGTATTAAAAAAAGACCGTGATTTCGATCGTTATGCCGGTAGCGAAGTCGATGTGAAATTATACAGTGCCCGTGCCGGTCATAAAGAATTTACAGCGACGCTTTTAGGCTATACGGAGACGGCGCTGCAATTGGAAACCGAAGCAGGAAAAGAAGAAATTCCGCGCGCCGACATAGCGACGGTACGGTTGCACGTGTCATTTTAG